One genomic region from Cellulomonas fengjieae encodes:
- a CDS encoding glycoside hydrolase family 43 protein, which produces MSATDGFGYLLVHFVEDPDGYGEQVYFSLSDGDDPCAWVRLNGGAPLLRSTVGTTGIRDPFVVRGPDAFYIVATDLRIYGGDDAGWDAWTRHGSRSILVWRSTDLVTWSEPWALEVAPPEAGMAWAPEAVYDPDRGEFLLFWSSALYEPDDVEHRGDSYSRVLAAWTPDLRRLGDTQVLIDRGTGVIDTTILVEDGIVHRISKEESFAPGSLRVYHETGPALLSGGYRTVATRIGADAHDRLEAPVLFRDHHDDVWYLFVDQYSRRPQGYVGYRTTDLTSGRWEPIPTDTFRMPPDTKHGGVLPLCGDEWARLRAAYPA; this is translated from the coding sequence ATGTCGGCGACTGACGGGTTCGGGTACCTGCTCGTGCACTTCGTCGAGGACCCCGACGGGTACGGGGAGCAGGTCTACTTCTCCCTCAGCGACGGCGACGACCCGTGCGCGTGGGTCCGGCTCAACGGGGGAGCGCCCCTGCTGCGGTCGACCGTGGGCACCACCGGGATCCGCGACCCGTTCGTCGTGCGGGGACCTGACGCGTTCTACATCGTCGCCACGGACCTGCGCATCTACGGCGGGGACGACGCCGGCTGGGACGCGTGGACGCGCCACGGGAGCCGCAGCATCCTCGTGTGGCGATCGACCGACCTGGTGACGTGGTCGGAGCCGTGGGCCCTCGAGGTCGCACCGCCCGAGGCGGGCATGGCGTGGGCTCCGGAGGCCGTGTACGACCCGGACCGGGGCGAGTTCCTGCTGTTCTGGTCCTCGGCGCTCTACGAGCCGGACGACGTCGAGCACCGCGGGGACTCCTACAGCCGGGTCCTCGCGGCCTGGACGCCGGACCTCCGCCGGCTCGGGGACACGCAGGTGCTCATCGACCGGGGCACCGGCGTCATCGACACGACGATCCTCGTCGAGGACGGCATCGTGCACCGCATCTCGAAGGAGGAGTCGTTCGCGCCCGGCTCGCTGCGTGTCTACCACGAGACCGGGCCGGCGCTCCTGTCCGGCGGGTACCGCACGGTGGCGACGCGCATCGGTGCCGACGCGCACGACAGGCTCGAGGCGCCCGTGCTCTTCCGGGACCACCACGACGACGTCTGGTACCTGTTCGTCGACCAGTACTCGCGGCGCCCGCAGGGCTACGTGGGGTACCGGACGACGGACCTGACCTCCGGCCGGTGGGAGCCGATCCCGACGGACACGTTCCGCATGCCGCCCGACACGAAGCACGGTGGTGTGCTGCCCTTGTGCGGTGACGAGTGGGCACGCCTCCGCGCCGCCTACCCGGCGTGA
- a CDS encoding metallophosphoesterase, producing the protein MAVTLSGAARATGALAAAGAGALAYASLVEVRWYALREVTVPVLPAGQDPLRILHLSDLHLTPGQRHKVDWVRDLATLDPHLVLDTGDNWAHLDAMPDLMDALEPHLAVPGAFVLGSNDYIAPMPKNPARYLLPDARRRPAAPPTELPWRELVSRFRSAGWVDLSNRRDVLKVDGRVLSLVGTDDAHLDRDEFPAAGGPDDARTGGTPVDLHLGVTHAPYRRVLDAMHADDVDLVIAGHTHGGQLALPFWGALVTNCDLDTRRAKGLHGWPGPRPDQPGGAGSTWMHVSAGLGTSPYAPVRFACRPEATLLTLVPPAHG; encoded by the coding sequence GTGGCGGTCACGCTGTCGGGCGCGGCCCGCGCCACCGGTGCCCTGGCGGCGGCCGGCGCGGGTGCGCTCGCGTACGCGTCGCTGGTCGAGGTGCGCTGGTACGCGCTGCGGGAGGTGACGGTCCCCGTGCTCCCCGCGGGCCAGGACCCGCTGCGCATCCTGCACCTGTCGGACCTGCACCTGACCCCCGGCCAGCGGCACAAGGTCGACTGGGTCAGGGACCTGGCGACGCTGGACCCGCACCTGGTGCTCGACACGGGCGACAACTGGGCCCACCTGGACGCGATGCCCGACCTGATGGACGCCCTGGAACCGCACCTCGCGGTCCCGGGCGCGTTCGTGCTCGGCTCCAACGACTACATCGCGCCGATGCCCAAGAACCCGGCCCGCTACCTGCTGCCGGACGCCCGTCGCCGGCCCGCGGCGCCGCCGACCGAGCTGCCCTGGCGTGAGCTGGTCTCGCGGTTCCGCTCCGCCGGCTGGGTCGACCTGTCCAACCGCCGGGACGTGCTCAAGGTGGACGGCCGTGTGCTGTCGCTCGTCGGCACCGACGACGCGCACCTGGACCGGGACGAGTTCCCGGCGGCCGGCGGACCCGACGACGCCCGCACCGGCGGCACACCCGTCGACCTGCACCTCGGCGTCACCCATGCCCCCTATCGGCGCGTGCTGGACGCCATGCACGCCGACGACGTCGACCTCGTCATCGCCGGCCACACGCACGGCGGTCAGCTCGCGCTGCCGTTCTGGGGCGCGCTGGTCACCAACTGCGACCTGGACACGCGCCGCGCCAAGGGCCTGCACGGCTGGCCCGGGCCGCGTCCGGACCAGCCCGGGGGCGCGGGATCCACGTGGATGCACGTGTCCGCGGGGCTCGGCACGTCGCCGTACGCGCCCGTGCGCTTCGCGTGCCGGCCGGAGGCGACGCTCCTCACACTGGTTCCGCCCGCTCACGGCTGA
- a CDS encoding transglycosylase domain-containing protein → MPNPARQRGRQVNAFQALALLLTFALVAGVGGVLAAGLVLPGVAVANGVTDLTVTAFDDLPTELQEKPLPEKSVIRAADGQLLATFYDQNRVVVPLSEISPLLQQAVIATEDKRFYTHAGVDPTGMLRALVKNQMETDGGQEGASTLTQQYVKNVLIDAALAKDTEAERLEAIRAAQEAEGAEGYARKLREAKLAIALEKRETKEQILEKYLNIAPFGASVYGAESAAQYYFSKPAKDLNYLEAATIAGVTQSPTKWDPVLYPDASQSRRNIVLQLMRDQGYITAEEYAAGVATPLVDTMHTQPLKQGCMTAGDAVPGSGYFCDYVTKVILNDEAFGADRAARKGLLYRGGLTITTTLDPRQQAAADAEVKAGVPVGDPSGVKSAISVVEPHTGKITAMAQTTNFNPTSNPGPGEDAVNYNTDAAYGASKGFAPGSTFKPFTLAQWLKEGHSLNESINGTPMQYPMSAFNASCTRLAGPPYKFGNAEGKGAVMSVLDATKNSVNSGYIAMATKIDLCGMIDTATSLGIHQANTGEPFKVLPANVLGSDGVAPLTMAAAFAAFAADGMFCKPIAIVSVVDTNGASLPVPQAGCTQALEPQIARAMNFAMSNVWKGTAESVGAPPFPSAGKTGTTSENEYTWFVGYTPRLAAAVWVGHSEGMIPVKDVWIGGKFVRRAFGSSVAAPTWKRFMTTALSDGGANPDFAAPAEKEVFGEKVAVPSVVGLSEGDARNRLGGAGFRTSVAPEQVGSSLPAGTVAAQSPSGTAVKGSWVTLTLSNGQPAAPPPAPEQPGLPGGPGANRPGPGNPPGQNR, encoded by the coding sequence ATGCCGAACCCTGCGCGCCAGCGCGGCCGACAGGTCAACGCCTTCCAGGCGTTGGCCCTTCTGCTCACCTTCGCGCTGGTCGCGGGTGTGGGCGGGGTGCTCGCCGCCGGTCTCGTCCTGCCCGGAGTCGCCGTCGCCAACGGGGTGACCGACCTGACCGTCACCGCCTTCGACGACCTGCCGACCGAGCTGCAGGAGAAGCCGCTTCCGGAGAAGTCGGTCATCCGGGCGGCGGACGGCCAGCTGCTGGCGACGTTCTACGACCAGAACCGGGTGGTCGTCCCGCTCAGCGAGATCTCGCCGCTCCTGCAGCAGGCGGTCATCGCCACCGAGGACAAGCGGTTCTACACGCACGCCGGGGTCGACCCCACGGGCATGCTCCGCGCCCTGGTGAAGAACCAGATGGAGACCGACGGCGGCCAGGAGGGCGCGTCGACGCTCACCCAGCAGTACGTCAAGAACGTCCTCATCGACGCGGCCCTCGCCAAGGACACCGAGGCGGAGCGGCTGGAGGCCATCCGCGCCGCGCAGGAGGCCGAGGGTGCCGAGGGGTACGCCCGCAAGCTGCGCGAGGCGAAGCTCGCCATCGCCCTCGAGAAGAGGGAGACGAAGGAGCAGATCCTCGAGAAGTACCTGAACATCGCCCCGTTCGGCGCCTCCGTCTACGGCGCCGAGTCGGCCGCGCAGTACTACTTCAGCAAGCCGGCCAAGGACCTCAACTACCTCGAGGCCGCCACGATCGCGGGCGTGACGCAGAGCCCGACCAAGTGGGACCCGGTGCTCTACCCGGATGCCTCGCAGAGTCGTCGCAACATCGTCCTGCAGCTCATGCGCGACCAGGGCTACATCACCGCCGAGGAGTACGCCGCGGGCGTCGCGACCCCTCTCGTCGACACCATGCACACGCAGCCCCTGAAGCAGGGCTGCATGACCGCCGGCGACGCGGTCCCCGGGTCGGGCTACTTCTGCGACTACGTCACCAAGGTGATCCTCAACGACGAGGCGTTCGGCGCCGACCGAGCCGCCCGCAAGGGGCTGCTGTACCGCGGCGGCCTCACGATCACGACGACGTTGGACCCCCGGCAGCAGGCGGCGGCCGACGCGGAGGTCAAGGCGGGCGTGCCGGTCGGCGACCCGTCCGGCGTGAAGTCCGCGATCTCGGTGGTCGAGCCGCACACCGGCAAGATCACCGCGATGGCGCAGACCACCAACTTCAACCCCACGTCGAACCCGGGCCCGGGCGAGGACGCGGTCAACTACAACACCGACGCGGCGTACGGCGCCTCGAAGGGGTTCGCCCCGGGCTCGACGTTCAAGCCGTTCACCCTGGCGCAGTGGCTCAAGGAAGGCCACAGCCTCAACGAGAGCATCAACGGCACGCCGATGCAGTACCCGATGTCGGCATTCAACGCCTCGTGCACCCGGCTCGCCGGTCCCCCGTACAAGTTCGGCAACGCCGAGGGCAAGGGCGCCGTCATGTCGGTCCTCGACGCGACGAAGAACTCGGTCAACTCCGGCTACATCGCCATGGCCACCAAGATCGACCTCTGCGGCATGATCGACACGGCCACCTCGCTGGGCATCCACCAGGCCAACACGGGCGAGCCGTTCAAGGTCCTGCCCGCCAACGTGCTCGGGTCGGACGGGGTCGCGCCGCTCACGATGGCCGCCGCTTTCGCCGCGTTCGCCGCCGACGGCATGTTCTGCAAGCCCATCGCGATCGTCAGCGTCGTCGACACCAACGGCGCGTCCCTGCCCGTTCCGCAGGCGGGCTGCACACAGGCGCTCGAGCCGCAGATCGCCAGGGCCATGAACTTCGCGATGTCGAACGTCTGGAAGGGCACCGCCGAGTCCGTCGGCGCCCCGCCGTTCCCGTCGGCCGGCAAGACCGGCACGACGTCGGAGAACGAGTACACGTGGTTCGTCGGCTACACGCCCCGCCTGGCGGCGGCCGTCTGGGTGGGCCACAGCGAGGGCATGATCCCGGTCAAGGACGTCTGGATCGGCGGCAAGTTCGTGCGCCGGGCCTTCGGCTCGTCGGTCGCGGCTCCCACCTGGAAGCGGTTCATGACCACCGCGCTCAGCGACGGCGGAGCCAACCCCGACTTCGCGGCCCCGGCCGAGAAGGAGGTGTTCGGCGAGAAGGTCGCCGTGCCGTCCGTCGTCGGGCTCAGCGAGGGTGACGCGCGCAACCGGCTGGGCGGAGCCGGGTTCAGGACCTCCGTCGCCCCCGAGCAGGTCGGCTCGTCGCTCCCGGCGGGCACGGTGGCCGCACAGAGCCCGTCGGGCACTGCGGTCAAGGGGTCGTGGGTCACGCTGACACTGTCCAACGGTCAGCCGGCCGCGCCTCCGCCGGCGCCCGAGCAGCCCGGCCTGCCGGGGGGGCCGGGCGCAAACAGGCCAGGACCGGGCAACCCGCCCGGACAGAACCGCTAG
- a CDS encoding ABC transporter substrate-binding protein, producing the protein MAVSRRFLPLAAAGVAGLLMLSACSGGADSDAAPAADGEATTLDMWVFAELHAAYYEQMAEEWNEQNPNRPVDLDVTVYPYDDMHNKLQLAVNAKAGLPDVVDIEVSKFSNFVTADGKTPLMDLSEAAKPYQDDIVQARLDLYSRADGMYGFPMHVGAFVAFYNTALLEAQGIDYTTIETWDDFEAAGAAYNQATGKAFGVASTSVDFVEPLIVAQLGGSFFDEDGAVAVNSPEVVEALELEQRMLDAGAISTIPGGGPDTDEAFGAINRGDYAAIVYPAWYTSRFVDYMPDLAGDVAIAPAPVIEGGDVATIGGGGTGTAVIESSKKKDFAAEWLAFAKLSPEANVAVWEVLGFDPVNMSVWENEAVTHNPDNKFNKYFKTNLFDVLNEVKADIGHFGAFTNPNLPKVDDIFTTVTWTQIFENGMAPQEALDQAQKDLENQIGK; encoded by the coding sequence ATGGCTGTATCGCGAAGGTTCCTCCCGCTTGCTGCGGCAGGCGTCGCAGGCCTGCTGATGCTGTCGGCATGCAGCGGCGGCGCAGACAGCGACGCCGCGCCGGCCGCTGACGGTGAGGCCACCACGCTCGACATGTGGGTGTTCGCCGAGCTGCACGCGGCCTACTACGAGCAGATGGCCGAGGAGTGGAACGAGCAGAACCCGAACCGCCCCGTCGACCTCGACGTGACGGTGTACCCGTACGACGACATGCACAACAAGCTGCAGCTCGCGGTCAACGCCAAGGCGGGCCTGCCCGACGTGGTCGACATCGAGGTCAGCAAGTTCTCGAACTTCGTCACGGCGGACGGCAAGACCCCGCTCATGGACCTGAGCGAGGCGGCGAAGCCCTACCAGGACGACATCGTCCAGGCGCGGCTGGACCTGTACAGCCGGGCCGACGGCATGTACGGCTTCCCCATGCACGTGGGCGCGTTCGTGGCGTTCTACAACACCGCGCTGCTCGAGGCCCAGGGCATCGACTACACGACCATCGAGACCTGGGACGACTTCGAGGCTGCCGGCGCGGCGTACAACCAGGCGACGGGCAAGGCGTTCGGCGTGGCCAGTACGAGCGTCGACTTCGTGGAGCCTCTCATCGTCGCGCAGCTGGGCGGCAGCTTCTTCGACGAGGACGGCGCCGTCGCGGTGAACAGCCCGGAGGTCGTCGAGGCCCTCGAGCTCGAGCAGCGGATGCTGGACGCGGGCGCGATCTCGACGATCCCCGGTGGCGGACCCGACACGGACGAGGCGTTCGGCGCCATCAACCGCGGCGACTACGCGGCCATCGTCTACCCCGCCTGGTACACGTCGCGGTTCGTCGACTACATGCCCGACCTCGCCGGTGACGTGGCCATCGCCCCGGCGCCCGTGATCGAGGGCGGTGACGTCGCGACGATCGGTGGCGGTGGCACCGGTACCGCGGTGATCGAGTCGTCGAAGAAGAAGGACTTCGCGGCGGAGTGGCTCGCGTTCGCCAAGCTCTCGCCCGAGGCGAACGTCGCCGTCTGGGAGGTGCTCGGCTTCGACCCGGTGAACATGTCGGTGTGGGAGAACGAGGCAGTCACGCACAACCCGGACAACAAGTTCAACAAGTACTTCAAGACGAACCTGTTCGACGTGCTCAACGAGGTCAAGGCGGACATCGGCCACTTCGGCGCCTTCACCAACCCGAACCTGCCCAAGGTCGACGACATCTTCACCACTGTCACCTGGACGCAGATCTTCGAGAACGGCATGGCGCCCCAGGAGGCGCTCGACCAGGCGCAGAAGGACCTGGAGAACCAGATCGGCAAGTAG
- a CDS encoding LacI family DNA-binding transcriptional regulator, producing the protein MVRMVDVARQAGVSPMTVSNVVNGRPGVSPGTRARVLAAVAELGYEVNATARSLRTGRTGAVGLVLPDLEGPYHAHLFNRLAAGAESHGWHLLLQRTGGSREGELAAISPAHLRRFEGAIVNLVRLRPADLTRLRLEIPVVFIGESPVPRRFDHVMMDNVGGSRAATSRLLGTGSRRVAIVGGGHEDTDDMASLRTRGYREAHDDVGLAVDPGLVIEVPSYSSDQGHRAVLALHERDPSFDAVFCVTDALAMGALRALADLGLRVPGDVQVIGFDNGPEAEFTVPRLSSVEPGNEAITDQILAVLQQRIRADGAGGSRPPATNTAGARLVLRESTR; encoded by the coding sequence ATGGTGAGGATGGTCGACGTGGCCCGGCAGGCCGGCGTGTCGCCCATGACCGTGTCGAACGTCGTCAACGGTCGGCCCGGCGTCAGCCCCGGCACCCGCGCGCGCGTCCTCGCGGCGGTCGCGGAGCTCGGCTACGAGGTCAACGCGACCGCCCGCAGCCTGCGCACCGGCCGGACCGGAGCGGTCGGCCTCGTCCTGCCGGACCTCGAGGGTCCGTACCACGCGCACCTGTTCAACCGGCTCGCCGCGGGGGCCGAGAGCCACGGCTGGCACCTGCTCCTGCAGCGCACCGGCGGCAGCCGCGAGGGCGAGCTGGCGGCGATCTCGCCCGCGCACCTGCGCCGGTTCGAGGGCGCGATCGTCAACCTCGTCCGGCTCCGTCCCGCGGACCTCACCCGGCTGCGGTTGGAGATCCCGGTGGTGTTCATCGGGGAGAGTCCGGTGCCGCGCAGGTTCGACCACGTGATGATGGACAACGTCGGCGGAAGTCGCGCCGCCACGAGCCGCTTGCTCGGCACGGGGTCCCGCCGGGTGGCGATCGTCGGCGGTGGGCACGAGGACACCGACGACATGGCCTCGCTGCGCACCCGCGGCTACCGCGAGGCCCATGACGACGTCGGCCTCGCGGTCGACCCGGGCCTCGTCATCGAGGTCCCCTCCTACTCGTCGGACCAGGGTCATCGCGCGGTACTCGCCCTGCACGAGCGCGACCCGTCCTTCGACGCGGTGTTCTGCGTGACCGACGCGCTCGCGATGGGAGCGCTGCGAGCGTTAGCGGACCTCGGCCTGCGGGTGCCGGGGGACGTGCAGGTGATCGGGTTCGACAACGGTCCCGAAGCGGAGTTCACGGTTCCCCGGCTCTCGTCGGTGGAGCCGGGCAACGAGGCGATCACCGACCAGATCCTCGCGGTGCTCCAGCAGCGAATCCGTGCAGACGGTGCAGGGGGATCGCGTCCACCGGCGACGAACACGGCCGGCGCCCGGCTCGTCCTGCGGGAGAGCACGCGCTGA
- the arfA gene encoding arabinosylfuranosidase ArfA, translating to MQSGTLSIDPAFVVAPVNRRVFGSFVEHMGRCVYGGIFEPGHPTSDDDGLRGDVLELVRELGVTAVRYPGGNFVSGYRWEDGVGPVQDRPTRLDPAWRTIESNAFGLNEFMTWARKADVEPIMAMNLGTRGMQEALDLLEYANHPHGTALSDLRVEHGVAEPHGIRMWCLGNEMDGPWQLGHKTAAEYGRLAAETARALRQREPDLELVACGSSGRSMPTFGTWEATVLEHSYDLVDYISAHAYYELAGDDVASFLASSVNMDRFIRDVVATADHVGATLNSSKTIDIAFDEWNVWYQSALQSDETPGDWTVAPRLSEDAYTVLDAVVVGSLLITLLRHSDRVTVACQAQLVNTISPIRSEPDGPAWRQSIFHPFALTARHAQGQVLDLRVDAPTLVTAQHGEVSVLDSVATYDADTGRLAVFVVNRNPTDAVDFSTDLRGFGEASLTEAVLLADDDLFAANTQEDPDRVVPRSHPSSTVAGTTLRAQLPPASWSMFLLQVAR from the coding sequence ATGCAGAGCGGCACGCTGTCGATCGACCCCGCCTTCGTCGTGGCACCCGTCAACCGCCGGGTCTTCGGGTCGTTCGTCGAGCACATGGGTCGGTGCGTGTACGGCGGGATCTTCGAGCCCGGCCACCCGACGTCCGACGACGACGGGCTGCGCGGCGACGTCCTGGAGCTGGTGCGCGAGCTCGGCGTGACCGCGGTGCGCTACCCGGGCGGCAACTTCGTCTCGGGGTACCGGTGGGAGGACGGGGTCGGCCCTGTGCAGGACCGGCCGACGCGGCTCGATCCCGCCTGGCGCACCATCGAGAGCAACGCGTTCGGCCTGAACGAGTTCATGACCTGGGCCCGCAAGGCCGACGTCGAGCCGATCATGGCGATGAACCTGGGGACGCGCGGCATGCAGGAGGCGCTCGACCTCCTGGAGTACGCCAACCACCCGCACGGCACCGCGCTGTCGGACCTGCGGGTCGAGCACGGCGTGGCCGAGCCGCACGGCATCCGGATGTGGTGCCTCGGCAACGAGATGGATGGGCCGTGGCAGCTCGGGCACAAGACCGCCGCCGAGTACGGGCGCCTCGCGGCCGAGACGGCGCGCGCCCTGCGCCAGCGTGAGCCCGACCTCGAGCTCGTCGCGTGCGGGTCGTCGGGGCGCTCCATGCCCACGTTCGGCACGTGGGAGGCCACCGTCCTGGAGCACAGCTACGACCTGGTGGACTACATCTCGGCCCACGCGTACTACGAGCTGGCCGGCGACGACGTCGCCAGCTTCTTGGCCTCGTCGGTCAACATGGACCGGTTCATCCGGGACGTGGTCGCCACGGCGGACCACGTCGGCGCCACCCTCAACTCCTCCAAGACGATCGACATCGCCTTCGACGAGTGGAACGTCTGGTACCAGAGCGCGCTGCAGAGCGACGAGACGCCGGGGGACTGGACCGTCGCGCCGCGGCTGAGCGAGGACGCGTACACGGTGCTCGACGCCGTCGTCGTCGGCTCGCTGCTCATCACCCTGCTCCGGCACAGCGACCGGGTGACCGTCGCCTGCCAGGCGCAGCTGGTCAACACGATCAGCCCCATCCGCTCGGAGCCGGACGGCCCCGCGTGGCGCCAGTCGATCTTCCACCCCTTCGCGCTCACGGCGCGGCACGCCCAGGGGCAGGTGCTGGACCTGCGCGTCGACGCGCCGACCCTGGTCACGGCCCAGCACGGCGAGGTCTCGGTCCTGGACTCCGTCGCCACCTACGACGCCGACACCGGTCGGCTGGCGGTCTTCGTGGTGAACCGGAACCCTACCGACGCCGTCGACTTCTCCACCGACCTGCGTGGCTTCGGCGAGGCCAGCCTCACCGAGGCGGTCCTCCTGGCGGACGACGACCTGTTCGCCGCCAACACCCAGGAGGACCCCGACCGCGTCGTTCCGCGCTCGCACCCCTCCAGCACGGTCGCCGGCACGACGCTGCGCGCGCAGCTTCCGCCCGCCTCGTGGAGCATGTTCCTGCTGCAGGTGGCCCGCTAG
- a CDS encoding right-handed parallel beta-helix repeat-containing protein → MTHYHVATTGSDDHDGSAASPLRTINRAAALARPGDTVRVHEGEYREWVTPARGGLSDQRRITYEAAPGERVVIKGSERITGWTPVTGTVWKVVIPQTLFGDFNPFAHEVQGDWLIPPASGERAHLGDVYLEGRSFFEVHDVDALTDPPRRTESVDGWTETSEPIADADQTRYVWYAEPGETSTTLWANFHGADPNVALVEVNVRRSVFSPTEHHLDYITVRGFEMAHAATPWAPPTADQPGLVGPNWAKGWVIEDNVIHDAKCSAISLGKEASTGHNYSTERGDKPGYQYQLESVFAAEQIGWDREHIGSHVVRRNTIFDCGQNAIVGHLGAVFSTIEDNHIHHIATKREFYGHEIGGIKLHAAIDVQIVHNRIHDCTLGIWLDWQTQGTRVTRNLLYANTRDLFVEVSHGPYVVDHNILGSRAALEVFSQGGGFVHNLVAGTVRLEPVIDRATPYHRPHSTQVSGYAVVYGGDDRYLGNLFLGGDADLAYRPGTAARDGATFGTQGYDGHPATLADYLGGLREGEGDHRRFHGRAQPAYIHHNAYANGATPYESETEPVVLGEPVAVRVVDEGDRVYLDLDVPADALPVRSGPVTSADLPPVRFVGADFEEADGSALVLDTDLLGAVKTAGTDYPAGPLATLPAGAGRIRVW, encoded by the coding sequence ATGACGCACTACCACGTCGCCACCACGGGCTCCGACGACCACGACGGCTCCGCGGCGTCACCTCTGCGCACCATCAACCGCGCCGCCGCGCTGGCGCGCCCGGGCGACACCGTCCGGGTCCACGAGGGCGAGTACCGCGAGTGGGTCACCCCGGCGCGCGGCGGCCTCAGCGACCAGCGGCGGATCACCTACGAGGCGGCGCCGGGCGAGCGGGTCGTGATCAAGGGGTCGGAGCGCATCACCGGCTGGACGCCGGTGACGGGGACCGTCTGGAAGGTCGTCATCCCGCAGACGCTGTTCGGCGACTTCAACCCGTTCGCGCACGAGGTCCAGGGCGACTGGCTCATCCCCCCGGCATCCGGCGAGCGCGCGCACCTCGGTGACGTCTACCTGGAGGGGCGCAGCTTCTTCGAGGTCCACGACGTCGACGCCCTCACCGACCCGCCGCGGCGCACCGAATCCGTCGACGGATGGACCGAGACGTCCGAGCCGATCGCCGACGCCGACCAGACGCGCTACGTCTGGTACGCCGAGCCTGGGGAGACGTCGACGACCCTGTGGGCGAACTTCCACGGCGCCGACCCCAACGTCGCGCTCGTCGAGGTCAACGTGCGCCGGTCGGTGTTCTCCCCGACGGAGCACCACCTCGACTACATCACGGTGCGTGGCTTCGAGATGGCGCACGCCGCCACGCCGTGGGCACCGCCGACCGCGGACCAGCCCGGGCTCGTCGGGCCCAACTGGGCCAAGGGCTGGGTCATCGAGGACAACGTCATCCACGACGCCAAGTGCTCGGCGATCTCCCTGGGCAAGGAGGCGTCCACCGGGCACAACTACTCGACCGAGCGCGGCGACAAGCCCGGCTACCAGTACCAGCTCGAGTCGGTCTTCGCCGCGGAGCAGATCGGCTGGGACCGCGAGCACATCGGATCGCACGTCGTGCGTCGCAACACGATCTTCGACTGCGGCCAGAACGCGATCGTGGGACACCTCGGCGCCGTGTTCTCCACGATCGAGGACAACCACATCCACCACATCGCGACCAAGCGCGAGTTCTACGGGCACGAGATCGGCGGGATCAAGCTCCACGCCGCCATCGACGTGCAGATCGTGCACAACCGGATCCACGACTGCACCCTGGGGATCTGGCTCGACTGGCAGACGCAGGGCACCCGCGTGACGCGCAACCTGCTGTACGCGAACACCCGGGACCTGTTCGTCGAGGTCAGTCACGGTCCCTACGTGGTGGACCACAACATCCTGGGCTCGCGGGCGGCTCTGGAGGTGTTCAGCCAGGGTGGCGGCTTCGTCCACAACCTCGTGGCGGGAACGGTCCGGCTCGAACCCGTGATCGACCGCGCGACCCCGTACCACCGGCCGCACAGCACCCAGGTCAGCGGGTACGCGGTGGTCTACGGCGGCGACGACCGCTACCTCGGCAACCTCTTCCTGGGCGGCGACGCCGACCTGGCGTACCGGCCCGGCACGGCGGCGCGTGACGGGGCCACGTTCGGCACGCAAGGGTACGACGGGCATCCCGCCACGCTCGCCGACTACCTGGGTGGCCTGCGCGAGGGCGAGGGTGACCACCGCCGATTCCACGGTCGCGCGCAGCCCGCGTACATCCACCACAACGCGTACGCCAACGGCGCCACCCCGTACGAGTCGGAGACGGAGCCGGTCGTCCTGGGTGAGCCGGTCGCGGTGCGCGTCGTCGACGAGGGGGACCGCGTCTACCTCGACCTCGACGTCCCCGCGGACGCCCTGCCGGTCCGGTCCGGCCCGGTCACCAGCGCCGACCTGCCGCCCGTGCGCTTCGTCGGCGCCGACTTCGAGGAGGCCGACGGCTCCGCCCTGGTGCTCGACACCGACCTGCTCGGCGCGGTGAAGACCGCCGGCACGGACTACCCGGCCGGCCCTCTCGCGACGCTGCCGGCCGGCGCCGGCCGCATCCGCGTCTGGTGA